One stretch of Methanobacterium veterum DNA includes these proteins:
- a CDS encoding MarR family winged helix-turn-helix transcriptional regulator: MKERGRLSKEEILDMPLGSLITTISRSHMAFLFSEIEKLGIGGQFQFLMGLAREDGIIQEELASRFHLNESTIARALRKLEDAGMVQREVDENNRRRKIITVTEKGRAAVDAISEIDKKWEERVQSLSLDEKNKLKEMLQVLAVESMELMYEFRKGKL, from the coding sequence ATGAAAGAAAGAGGACGTTTATCAAAGGAAGAAATTTTGGACATGCCCTTAGGGTCTTTAATAACCACTATCAGCAGATCTCACATGGCTTTTTTATTTAGTGAAATAGAAAAGTTAGGGATTGGGGGGCAGTTTCAATTTTTAATGGGTTTAGCCCGTGAAGACGGCATAATTCAGGAAGAGCTGGCAAGTAGATTTCACTTGAACGAAAGTACAATAGCCAGGGCATTGAGAAAATTGGAAGATGCAGGTATGGTCCAACGCGAAGTTGATGAAAACAACCGCAGAAGAAAAATAATTACAGTTACAGAAAAAGGAAGGGCTGCTGTAGATGCTATTTCAGAAATAGATAAGAAATGGGAAGAAAGAGTTCAGTCTTTATCACTTGATGAAAAAAACAAATTAAAAGAAATGTTACAGGTTTTGGCCGTTGAATCCATGGAATTGATGTATGAATTCAGGAAAGGAAAGCTTTAA
- a CDS encoding tetratricopeptide repeat protein: MGFFDRFRSSKSLGNKGYKLMKERKYEKALIYLDKALELDLEDISSLHNKGVVLSYIGDGENAVSFLDKALELNPKNVNVWHDKGFILMEFEKYDEAIENFNKALELDPQNVRVLFNKGLLFGKNKKYQESMECFDRVLEIDPKNAEAWSGKGLNLSSLEKYEEALNCYNKSLKLFKYDIMAWNSKGYVLEKLERYNEALKCFEKVLKIDPSNFNAWYLKGETFKELKRYCESLECYNKTLELNPDFEFALKAKEEVLKLMEK, encoded by the coding sequence ATGGGGTTTTTTGATAGATTTAGAAGTTCTAAATCATTGGGTAATAAAGGTTATAAGTTAATGAAAGAAAGAAAATACGAGAAAGCTTTAATATATTTAGATAAAGCTTTAGAATTAGACCTCGAAGATATTAGCTCGTTACATAATAAGGGTGTGGTTTTGAGTTATATTGGTGATGGTGAAAATGCTGTTAGTTTTTTGGATAAAGCCTTAGAATTGAATCCCAAAAATGTGAATGTATGGCATGATAAAGGTTTTATTCTAATGGAATTTGAAAAATATGATGAAGCAATTGAAAATTTTAATAAAGCCTTAGAATTAGACCCCCAAAATGTCAGAGTATTGTTTAATAAAGGCTTACTTTTTGGGAAAAATAAGAAATATCAAGAATCAATGGAATGTTTTGATAGAGTTTTAGAAATTGATCCAAAAAATGCTGAAGCATGGTCTGGTAAAGGTTTAAATCTTTCATCGCTTGAAAAATATGAAGAAGCTTTAAATTGTTATAATAAATCTTTGAAACTTTTTAAATATGATATCATGGCATGGAATAGTAAAGGATACGTGTTAGAAAAACTTGAGAGATATAATGAAGCGTTGAAATGTTTTGAAAAGGTTTTGAAAATAGATCCAAGCAACTTCAATGCATGGTATCTTAAAGGAGAAACCTTTAAAGAACTCAAACGATACTGTGAATCACTAGAATGTTACAATAAAACTTTGGAATTAAATCCTGATTTTGAATTCGCACTAAAAGCTAAAGAAGAAGTTTTAAAGTTAATGGAAAAGTAA